From one Anoplolepis gracilipes chromosome 8, ASM4749672v1, whole genome shotgun sequence genomic stretch:
- the Rsph9 gene encoding radial spoke head protein 9 homolog, which translates to MDCLKLLETLDVLGCAGICISTENSQLLQNSLLILQTENHFRKCYYWGRINGLQNDYHIAYGYEKDCMNGQVYYYSTNSINWLLLPKATKCGQFLSPLAINKFEGDPSIVTNVYNVNPPFPPNEDPKTYYESPMPKELKEEDRLTAVVESITEDAAIIPRGAWFKCPSGDVIENPSFEGLCASDASHLKSYLHARSPKQKWNSNLLSRPDYNYALDFLDSIDMDVPQECWDMQFLSGSRLVILHSLYWHGMTFFHKLNSPHYGFLYIGHGKKNLDLPFMY; encoded by the exons atggATTGCTTGAAATTATTGGAAACTTTGGACGTACTCGGTTGTGCCGGTATTTGCATAAGTACTGAGAATTCCCAGCTGCTACAAAATTCGCTACTCATTTTGCAGACGGAAaatcattttcgaaaatgttaCTATTGGGGTAGAATTAATGGATTGCAAAATGATTACCACATCGCATACGGTTATGAAAAAGATTGCATGAACGGCCAAGTGTATTATTACag CACAAATAGCATAAATTGGCTGTTATTGCCAAAAGCGACAAAATGTGGACAATTTTTGAGTCCTTTGGCGATTAATAAATTCGAAGGTGATCCGTCCATCGTCACGAATGTTTATAATGTCAACCCACCGTTTCCCCCAAACGAGGATCCTAAAACTTATTACGAA AGTCCTATGCCGAAGGAGTTGAAAGAGGAGGATCGTCTCACGGCTGTCGTGGAATCGATCACGGAAGATGCAGCGATCATTCCACGTGGGGCCTGGTTTAAATGTCCGAGCGGCGATGTAATCGAGAATCCGAGCTTCGAAGGTCTTTGCGCTTCAGATGCCTCGCATTTAAAGTCCTACTTGCACGCTCGTTCACCGAAGCAGAAATGGAATAGCAATTTACTATCTCGGCCTGATTATAATTACGCGTTAGATTTCCTAGATAGCATAGACATGGACGTTCCTCAAG AATGTTGGGATATGCAATTTCTTTCGGGCAGTCGCCTGGTCATTTTGCACAGCCTATATTGGCACGGAATGACTTTTTTTCACAAGTTAAACTCTCCGCATTatggatttttatatattggaCATGGAAAAAAGAATCTAGATCTTCCATTCAtgtactaa
- the LOC140669111 gene encoding tubulin alpha-1 chain-like isoform X2, protein MRECISIHIGQAGVQMGNACWELYCLEHGIHPDGQMPSDTTVGHGDDSFNAFFSETSSGKHVPRAVLVDLEPTVVDEVRSGTYKQLFHPEQMITGKEDAANNYARGHYTIGKEIIDITLDRIRRLTEQCKGLQGFLIFHSFGGGTGSGFSSLLMEQLSADYPKKSKLTFSIYPAPQISTAVVEPYNAILYTHPTLEHTEVAFIVDNQAIFELCRRNLNIDRPTYTNLNRLIGQIVSSITASLRFDGALNVDLTEFQTNLVPYPRIHFPLATYAPVMSAEKAEHERVTVGEITNSCFEPNHQMVNCDPRMGKYMAVCLLYRGDVVPKDVNAAIAMIKRQKHVQFVEWCPTGFKVGINYQPPTVVPGGDLARVERAVCCLCNTTAIVDAWARLDHKFDLMYAKRAFVHWFVGEGMEEGEFSEAREDLAALELDYREVQEDAVNTEEEEEY, encoded by the exons ATG CGGGAATGTATATCCATTCATATAGGGCAGGCGGGTGTACAAATGGGAAATGCCTGTTGGGAGCTTTATTGTTTGGAGCACGGTATCCATCCGGATGGACAGATGCCCAGTGACACCACCGTAGGTCACGGGGATGATTCCTTTAACGCATTCTTTTCTGAAACAAGTTCCGGAAAACATGTTCCACGAGCGGTTTTAGTCGATCTCGAGCCAACAGTAGTAG ACGAAGTTCGTTCGGGTACTTATAAGCAATTGTTCCATCCGGAACAGATGATCACCGGCAAGGAGGATGCGGCTAATAATTATGCTAGGGGTCATTACACGATag GAAAAGAGATCATAGATATTACTTTAGATAGAATACGCAGGCTAACAGAACAATGTAAAGGCTTGCAAGGCTTTTTGATCTTCCATTCATTTGGAGGTGGCACGGGATCCGGATTCTCGAGCCTGCTTATGGAACAACTGTCTGCCGATTATCCGAAGAAAAGTAAACTGACTTTTAGCATTTATCCAGCACCACAG ataTCGACTGCAGTAGTAGAACCTTATAACGCGATTCTATACACTCATCCAACATTAGAGCATACCGAAGTGGCTTTCATTGTAGATAATCAG GCTATTTTCGAATTATGCAGAAGGAATTTAAACATCGATCGGCCGACTTATACGAATCTGAATCGGTTGATTGGACAAATAGTCTCATCTATTACTGCTAGTTTACGATTCGACGGGGCATTAAATGTCGATCTCACTGAATTCCAGACAAATCTAGTGCCTTACCCACGTATTCATTTCCCACTC GCCACTTATGCTCCTGTTATGTCAGCGGAAAAGGCCGAACACGAGAGAGTGACTGTCGGAGAGATAACGAATTCTTGTTTCGAACCGAATCATCAAATGGTGAATTGCGATCCGCGTATGGGAAAGTACATGGCGGTGTGTTTATTATACAGAGGCGATGTGGTGCCCAAGGACGTTAACGCGGCGATCGCGATGATAAAACGACAGAAACACGTGCAATTCGTTGAGTGGTGCCCGACAGGATTCAAG GTGGGAATAAATTATCAACCGCCTACTGTTGTACCGGGTGGTGATCTTGCACGAGTAGAAAGGGCGGTATGTTGTCTCTGCAACACTACGGCGATCGTGGACGCATGGGCTCGACTCGATCATAAATTCGATCTTATGTATGCCAAACGAGCTTTCGTTCACTG GTTCGTCGGGGAAGGTATGGAGGAAGGTGAATTTTCGGAAGCTAGGGAAGATTTAGCCGCCTTAGAACTCGATTATCGTGAAGTGCAAGAGGACGCTGTGAACAccgaggaagaggaagaataTTAA
- the LOC140669111 gene encoding tubulin alpha-1 chain-like isoform X1: protein MAKKRECISIHIGQAGVQMGNACWELYCLEHGIHPDGQMPSDTTVGHGDDSFNAFFSETSSGKHVPRAVLVDLEPTVVDEVRSGTYKQLFHPEQMITGKEDAANNYARGHYTIGKEIIDITLDRIRRLTEQCKGLQGFLIFHSFGGGTGSGFSSLLMEQLSADYPKKSKLTFSIYPAPQISTAVVEPYNAILYTHPTLEHTEVAFIVDNQAIFELCRRNLNIDRPTYTNLNRLIGQIVSSITASLRFDGALNVDLTEFQTNLVPYPRIHFPLATYAPVMSAEKAEHERVTVGEITNSCFEPNHQMVNCDPRMGKYMAVCLLYRGDVVPKDVNAAIAMIKRQKHVQFVEWCPTGFKVGINYQPPTVVPGGDLARVERAVCCLCNTTAIVDAWARLDHKFDLMYAKRAFVHWFVGEGMEEGEFSEAREDLAALELDYREVQEDAVNTEEEEEY, encoded by the exons atggcAAAAaag CGGGAATGTATATCCATTCATATAGGGCAGGCGGGTGTACAAATGGGAAATGCCTGTTGGGAGCTTTATTGTTTGGAGCACGGTATCCATCCGGATGGACAGATGCCCAGTGACACCACCGTAGGTCACGGGGATGATTCCTTTAACGCATTCTTTTCTGAAACAAGTTCCGGAAAACATGTTCCACGAGCGGTTTTAGTCGATCTCGAGCCAACAGTAGTAG ACGAAGTTCGTTCGGGTACTTATAAGCAATTGTTCCATCCGGAACAGATGATCACCGGCAAGGAGGATGCGGCTAATAATTATGCTAGGGGTCATTACACGATag GAAAAGAGATCATAGATATTACTTTAGATAGAATACGCAGGCTAACAGAACAATGTAAAGGCTTGCAAGGCTTTTTGATCTTCCATTCATTTGGAGGTGGCACGGGATCCGGATTCTCGAGCCTGCTTATGGAACAACTGTCTGCCGATTATCCGAAGAAAAGTAAACTGACTTTTAGCATTTATCCAGCACCACAG ataTCGACTGCAGTAGTAGAACCTTATAACGCGATTCTATACACTCATCCAACATTAGAGCATACCGAAGTGGCTTTCATTGTAGATAATCAG GCTATTTTCGAATTATGCAGAAGGAATTTAAACATCGATCGGCCGACTTATACGAATCTGAATCGGTTGATTGGACAAATAGTCTCATCTATTACTGCTAGTTTACGATTCGACGGGGCATTAAATGTCGATCTCACTGAATTCCAGACAAATCTAGTGCCTTACCCACGTATTCATTTCCCACTC GCCACTTATGCTCCTGTTATGTCAGCGGAAAAGGCCGAACACGAGAGAGTGACTGTCGGAGAGATAACGAATTCTTGTTTCGAACCGAATCATCAAATGGTGAATTGCGATCCGCGTATGGGAAAGTACATGGCGGTGTGTTTATTATACAGAGGCGATGTGGTGCCCAAGGACGTTAACGCGGCGATCGCGATGATAAAACGACAGAAACACGTGCAATTCGTTGAGTGGTGCCCGACAGGATTCAAG GTGGGAATAAATTATCAACCGCCTACTGTTGTACCGGGTGGTGATCTTGCACGAGTAGAAAGGGCGGTATGTTGTCTCTGCAACACTACGGCGATCGTGGACGCATGGGCTCGACTCGATCATAAATTCGATCTTATGTATGCCAAACGAGCTTTCGTTCACTG GTTCGTCGGGGAAGGTATGGAGGAAGGTGAATTTTCGGAAGCTAGGGAAGATTTAGCCGCCTTAGAACTCGATTATCGTGAAGTGCAAGAGGACGCTGTGAACAccgaggaagaggaagaataTTAA